In the genome of Megalops cyprinoides isolate fMegCyp1 chromosome 18, fMegCyp1.pri, whole genome shotgun sequence, the window AGTTTCCATTTTAAACTATAACCATGATGAAAGTTTTTATATAACCCATGTAGATAAAGCAGATGGTGTTATATATAATTTAGACaacattaatgaataatttgGTAATCTGGTACTTTGATAAAAAATGGAATTTCTTAACCAAATTACAATAGCCTACTTGAATTAAGGTATTATTTTCCCACAtcaaatggaaaaggaaaatttaGGTTAATGATTATAGTAGGAGTAGAGAATTAACAAAAATTAGGGATAATTTCCTTATTAAATGCACACTAGAATTGAATATTTCCGTTGTTAGTTTATCTTGCATACAGAGTAATAGAGAGCTATAGCAAATctttgaaagtgaaataaaagtggaaaaaatgaggTGATTATTTCCTTCACCAGATTTTCTCAAATTGAATGCATGTCCATTTCCTTTTACGAGCGATTGGGAAAGAAGACAACCGTGTTGATCTATTgtgtaaaaaatgcacagagaatTGTTGTTTCAGGATGCACTTCAAGAAGATCGTAATGcttcactgaaacacaaaaacagcctaATTGCCAAATCTCCTCTCATTGTTAATTGTGGAGCCTGAGAACAAAGAGAACAAACAGCATTGGTCCATGTGAGGCATTAGGCTGAAGGTAGTAATCAGTGAGACGTTTCAGTGGAATGAGACAGCATCATGGAGCTGTTGTTCCCTGTGCAGTTTTAAAGAGCACTTCGACATGTCTTTTCACACTGTACTTATACTCTGCCTATATCTATGTCTGTCATCAGTATCATCCATTCATTTCCTGTTGACCAGAGCTCCCTGAATGACCTAAAACAATATGCTCTTCACAATCACTATGTGAAATCTGTAGGGTCCTAGATATAATGGATGGACCAGTGGTCGGGCCAATTCCCAGAACATCGATCTGAACAGGAATTTCCCGGACCTGACGTCCATCATGTATAACCGGCGTAGAAGCAAGCGATTCCGCAGTGATCACATTCCAATCCCAGACTCTTACTGGTTTGGTAAGGtatgaattgtatttttatacctATATTCTCTTAAAAAGTGTACCATCTCAATGACTGAGCAGCATGCAGATATATGTGTGAATGAGGTATGAAGTACTAATGGTAGGCTTTCAGTTTGCAGCTGAATTGACACATATTATACAAGTACCTTTGGTAGAGAATGATTTACACTGCTATGCATGCAATACTTTATCACATAAGGCAGTGGTTTTTAACTTACCATTGTGGTTTTTAACTGTACCATTAAAGGGTCTTTCAATATGTATGgcataaatatacagtatcagtcaaacatctggacacacctactcatagaagggtttttctttatttttacgatttttcacattttaggaTAGTAAAgacaaaactatgaaataacacaaatgaaattatgcagtgacccaaaaagtgttaaacaaatgaaaactcttatattttagattcttcaaagtagccaaaaatattttttaaaattaaatgttttcggaaagaaattcataaatagACAAATATAAGCAGTGAAGGTGAtacctaagaaacaaatttcaagcatttaagaatTTAAGTCttttgataaaaatgtctttgaatgcatgttacccattatcttaatcaggtgtgtccaaacttttgactggtactgtactggCACTGCAATTCGTCTCCCAGTATTAACAGTAACCGTCTACAGTATCCTTAAATGTCAATGAGCTACAAATAGTAGAAGTTTACCCAAATGCTCTATCATACAGCAGGCTCCAAGGGAAGATCCTTGTCAAGGAACATGCCACTGTCTCATGACTGACACTGCCAGTTAATTATCTTTCCCCTTCATTCAGCACTAGATAATATCTGCAGTGCCACCGATGGAAGGGTCTTGGCAGATGTTGTTATAGTCACCACATAGCAATGCAGTCAGTCCATGAGTGGCATtacatgtaattacactgtaagaTCAAAGAACCTGGGAGGACTGGTGCATCACGGAAAATCAGGGTCATATTgcaatggaaagaaaaacagcaaactaAGTAAGTCACAAATGCTGAATATCCACTGTGGGATGGTAAGTAGGTTTTTGTTATGTGGGAATCACAACTTTTTTATGTTTCCACCAGGAAAATTCCTGTGGGAGAGGAATAATCCCTCTCATATTAGAACATGACAATACTGTGTGTTACAGCTGGGCATATGGAACATGGTCCCTCTAGTTGAATGAACATGTTGTTTGCTGAAGACCTCAGCATGATGGTATCTGTCCTGTCCAGGTGGCTCCAGAGACATATGCTGTGATGAAATGGATCAGATCCATCCCGTTTGTGATCTCTGCCAGTTTACATGGAGGAGAACTGGTCGTTTCCTATCCCTTTGACTACTCTAGGCATCCCCAGGAAGAGAAGATGTTTTCCCCAACTCCAGATGAGCAGGTAATGTCATTGATGGATGCACATTCAGGTATGTATATCATAGCATGTCAGCATGTCAGCCCACTCAAGATTGTGCAGCCTCTTAAAATCCTGTGAAAACAGCTGGAACACCTTAGTCTCAACAACTGCTTGGATACTGTATGTGGTCACCATAGCTATGATATAGCATGAAATTGACCCTCTCCATTTACTGCAGGTGTTCAAACAACTGGCCAGAACCTATGCAGATGCTCACGCCATCATGGGGAACAATGACTCAAACAGATGTGGTGCATCATTTGCAAGTAAAGGCGGGATCATCAATGGTGCTCAGTGGTACAGCTTTGCAGGAGGTACGCTGTGCCACCACATAGGGGGTTTTAATGTTACAGCCCCCTGCTGGATGGAATTAGAGTCTGTCCTGGTTTTGCAGTGATGTATGTAACAAGACAGGTACTCAGAAAAGTGTGTTCCCTTGCTCATCAGGAATGTCAGACTTCAACTACCTCCACACAAACTGTTTTGAGATCACAGTGGAGCTGGGCTGTGATAAGTTCCCTGCTGAAGATGAGCTCTACCTGGGCTGGCAACAAAATAAAGAAGCTCTTTTGAGCTTTGTGGAATCGGTACGTTGAAGACTTGTCGAGTATCACAGTGCCACTTTTGTATAGTTTAGTCACACCAAAAATGAGCACAATCAAGTGTCCCTCATCATTGAGCAGGTGGTGATGACACtgtttgtgttcttgtgtgttttccagGTCCATCGGGGAATAAAGGGCATAGTGAAAGATGAAGATGGTAATGGAATCAAAGGAGCGAGAATATCAGTCAGAGGAATAAGGCACGATATCATTACAGGTATCTTGTGACAAGAGTTACTTCGCTCACTCGTATCACTTTTAAAAGGCAGAACACTGTTCttaaaatcatttataattttcaaataattctGAGTTGCTTTCCTTCTTCAGCTGAAAACGGGGATTACTGGAGACTGCTGACCGCAGGCATCCACATCCTCACGGCTTCTGCCCCGGGCTACAGCAAAGTCATGAAGAAAATCCACCTGCCCTCGCGCATGCAGAAAGCCGGCCGTGTGGACTTTGTGCTGAAGAAGACTGTCCTGGAGCCAGACATGGACGACACCGTTCTGCCGGCCATGGGCACCTATGAGCGCTTCGACCCCTACAACCAGTTCGAGCGCTATTCCCTGAGTGAACTGGGGGAAAACggggaggagaggcaggaaAAGCCCTGGTGGTGGTCTTACTTCGCCCAGTCTGGCAGCTCCGCGCCCACCTGGCTCCTGAGGAACTACTAATCCCCTAGTCCCACTCCACCTCTATGCACTAGTTTAATACCAATAATCTCAACATTCTAAGGCCTATAGTCTTGCTGCCAATGTAATACTCAGCTGAGAGGCTCAGAGCACCTATGTAAAGGTACACCTGTGGTCATACAGGACCCATGGTTTCCTCTCTCTATCCTTGAACATCTATGCACCTATTCCTTAATGTCTCTGGCAGTTTTATTgaaaagttttttattttatggagCAACTCATTCTTGCCACTTACATGTATTTTGTGCAGGCCAACTCTTCTCCCAGATGAAGGGACAAAAATTGTATGGGTGTGTTCCTTATTTCACTTTGTTGGTTgactgtttcttcttttttgaacACCCCCAATCCAACTCTCCCTCCATATTTGTtgtaattgtattatttatttttatggatGAATGGAATGAAGATTCAGACAAGACAAGGTTTTGAAAATTGTTCCCCaccatttcaataaataaaataaccatGTCTCTTCATGAGTTTCATGCAGCCCAATAATGATCTGATTAATCATGATTAACTatgtaatgcatttcagaaGAAAAGGCTGTATAAGAGAGATTTTGTTTGGTGACCATATTACAGTTAATTCCGCATTACCTTAATCTAAACCTCTGTTGGATATGTAGTCATTTGTGCTTCGGGTGTGAAGGCACAGGTTAAACAGATATGTTTCATAAGTGGAAGACAATGTctcatattaaaaacatataGCAAATCATGACTTGTAGCAAAggaatgtgatgtaataatgaGACAATATATTAAGTATATATAAAAAGCAATATTTGTCAACATGATCAAATGATGGTCacagacaaatgtaaatgtgatacAAATACATTACTTTACCCCTGATTAAGGAACTTATAAATTACAATTATTTCAAACTCAATATGGGCCTTTTGGTCAGTAAGCAGAATGAACAGCAAATTCAGCATTAGCTGTCAATAACTGCAGTCATCACACAAACAACTTGATTATAAAGTACGGAAAGAAACATAACATCTGTcttgtgcacactcacacaataaAGCTAGATGCCTCTTTAATGGTTTATGCATGGTTGagataaaatattcaaatctCATCTTACAAACTGCAATACATATGACATGTAGACTGGGCACTCAATGTTTCATTATTCCtaacagaatattttacattgCTTACTTTTTCAGTTTAAGATTAATAATATTGTGTAAATAATTTTCAACAGGAAAGAAACAGGACTTTAAGGCAACATGTTCCTCATACCTTTTAGAAGAAGAGTGATTCACTTGTTTTAACTGGCCATCAATATAAAATTAAAGAGATGGGACTGTTTGATGCACTTCCATGGATCAGATTGAGGTTTGTAATAATGGTATGTGATGTTGATGTAAAAGAATCTTAGAAAATGTTCACTGTATAGGTTTTCCATTGCTGTCAATAGCAGTTATTGCACGCAATACTCTGGCCAATTGTCTTCATTTACAGCCCTTCACAAGAAGGAACATGTGTGTCCCACAGGGGTACATGCATGGCTTTTTATAATTGGAGCTTCATAACAGCCCTCTCATACTGGTGAATGAATAGTTAGGAGATATCATTTATAAATGATGGCACAAATTAGACATTTACCTCAATGGGAAATTTCAGCTTTGCCTTACTGTTTCATTGTGTAATCCTACATGTGTATAAAGCAGCTTAGCTATATCAAATAAAACTTCATTGATTGATTAATGCATTGatgtaatatactgtaagtGTGGAGGTGTACCCTTCCCTCCTCTGATTTATTCAACAttatatctgaaaataaatgaatacagtaaTCTAAAAATTGCCCAGAGGGGGGCACTGTAGGCCCATTAACAGAGAATTGAGATGCTTTTCTTGCTCCCTCATGTGCTACTGTGCTACAGTTTTTGTGAGTCTGTAATTATCACCACGTGGTTCCACCACCCTTGCTAACATCCccattaaaaacatgaatgggTTGGGATCTATAGGCTGGTGATACATTCTAACTGTTTTGTGTCATGCGGTATCAGACATTTACGGAAGAATCACTGTAAAAGGGAAGCTTTCCCAGACATGGCTAATGCATTTTCACTCTGGCACATGGCCATCATTTCCCAGCTATCATTTCCATCCTAAACTGCCAGTCTGCCTGCCTTCTTTAAGTAAACATTTGGCTAAAGCacacatattaaatataataaaaaatgttctcaTGAGTTAAGGATAAAAGGGTAAACAGACACTGGAACTTTTATATTAAACATGAGTCAAATGTTATACAGAAAGATTTTTCAGACTTCAGGCTTCATAAGAATGTCATATGACATTTAATGGGAATCACATTTTGTTCATGAAGGGCCCAGGGTAAAGCTGCATTATTCAGAAGCTTGAATGTGCATGCTTTGTCCTGTGCTGTCTCTTCAGGCAAAGGTGCTGTGAGATGCAGTATCACAGGTCAATGCCGTGGTGAAACCATGTGACTCTGGTACTGAATGACAGTGACAAGACTATGGGATTATTATCTTCAGAATATTTTTAACATCTGAAGACTTCCTTTTAAATCACAAGAGGTGTATGATGTAGAAGTGTTTCAGTCATCAGTTGGCCCAACAGTTCACCAGCTTCAATAAACCCAGGGCCTCTGCTTATGATAAACTTCTTCCTGCAGTTATGTTAGCTACTTCCCATACATGCACAGTCAGTTGCCAGGCTGTGATAGGTACATGTGCTTAACACTTTTGCCAAAACATGACAACCATATTGTgccagtgttgtgtttttttggaatTGCCTGAATggatctttgtgtgtgcatctggaCCCAGAGATGCAATTCAGCTAAAATACCTGGGCTATACACAATAGTCACACCAATTTTTTTGAGGAACTAAACATCAATCCATGCTAGAATTTGTGGCAGTTGTTCTTCTCAGGGtcttaaataataaaagaataaatcaGACCAATACTGTAGTGAAACGTGGGTTTGGATTAAAGATGTGTTCTAGAAATAAATAGGTACTGACCCAACAAGGTATActaaaaattttttttatacTAAATATTTTATACCTAATTATGCATAGGTTATATGTCTTTGATATATGACCTTCAACAACAGATTAAGTTATGAATTTACAGATTAAGATACACTTCTAAAAACCTCAATATTTACACCATTGAAAAGGTATGTAGGCCCATacacttctttttcttcttttgacCTATTATTAAAGAGAACTACTATTCTCTTGAGTAGTACTGTAACAGCAGTAACTGACTAAATGTTTACCTGTGTCTGTACAGCTACTTTCCACTTGGCCAGCTACTCGACTGCGGACTTTTTAGTCATTCTTCTTTTGTGCAATTCTCACATGGGTGAAGGTAAACTATAAGTAAATATTGGAAGTATACTGTTCTGGAAAGACACGTTGGTACAAAGACTAATATGTTGTATGAATTAACAGTTGTACGTGTATGAACGTAACCACTGAGTAAAATGTAGTTTTGTTTGGTCTAACATCTAGTCAAAACATCAGAGGAAGCTCAACACAGTTGCGCTCTGCTGTTTGCTCTTCCACTTGATTTAGAATCTTGCGCATACACGTGAGAATTGTCATGGTAACACAATTGCACTTATTGAATGCCAGGAAAATGTAGGAATGGAAGAAAATGATTGAGCACGTCCCACCGTAGCCCGCATGTTTACAGCCTTGCAGCCACAAGGGCCTGTCCCAGGTGGTTTTGTGTGGAGGCATCATGAAGGCATGGACTGCTTTATTGCAATCCGGGCTCTTGTATTGTCAGAATGTGCACCAAAGAAATAACAGACAACAGAGGACTCCCAACATTAATTGTTTGTAAGTACCTGCATGTTCATTTTGTATCAGATATTAATTATGAACgcttaaaaatatatatgtaatacacAATTTTTAAAGGTCTAAGGAAAACATTTGAAGTTGTGAAAGAGCTGGTATTCCTGATGTCCTTTTTcttaagataaataaaaaataaatattatacatatatacatacaaacatacatacatacatacattcacatatacatacatacttgaATTCAATTTTTGATATAAAGCGATGAAttcctgtgaaaaaaacatttttatgctttttcagcattttagcCTCTTGTGAGGCTATTCTCAGGTTACTCCATCCAGTGTGGCCGATGTTATTGTTTCAGAGCTggttaaacattttttagaaagacagtgaaaacaaaagggaaaacaaaataatatttgttgAGTGGAGGGGAATCTGAAATCTTCCGGTTGCAAAATTTCCTTGGCTGAGATCAATGAAACAACAAAAGTCGCAAGACATTGTGGAGACTATGCTTTGAGCTGttgatgatatttattttaagatggtTTAGTAGTTCTTTTTAAGACATCACAGTCTGCATTGACTGACTCAGTTCAATGGATTTCATTCATATGCAAGACCCATTGAGGTGTTTGTACTTATTTTCGCTAACTTTTTAGGGAGTAGGCACATCCCTTTTGTGGATACACTGATTTCCTGGGAAGCTTTTTCTTGGAGACATTTTCCTTGGCAACATTATAAGACTCCCTGAAACCCAGTGACAAGCTGTCACTATACCTCAAACCAGACGCCATCCTCTCCACCCCCCATCCAGTAGGTTATAAAGATCGAAGCTTAAAAATATTTCCCCTAATTTAAACCTTTCAGCATAAACTCAAGATGAACTCGTTAAATTCCAGTGTTGTGTAAACTGTAAGCTAGcttcatttgtgtttatgtattgaCAGATGTTGGCTCTCCTGGGGCACTAATCTCCTGCTTGACACAGCCCACTGGGTGCCAGGTCACTCTTACCAGACCCCAAACCAGGGGTCTGCCATTCAGGGTGTCCTCTGACAAAGACAGGAGGGAGGAAATATTGCCCTTTCTGCTTCATTACCTATCAATAGAAAACGGCTGAAAAGAGGATTCTTAGCAAAAACAtcactttccaaaacaaaaacaaaaagggaaaataattaatcctctccctgcaggtaCAGTATATTGCAGAAGAATCACAGCTATTGATTGCAAACCTGGAAATTCACCAGTCTGGTCGTGTGATGAAAGCACAAAACTAATAAATAGCTCTTCAGAGTTTAAAGTTTTCATTACAGCTTAATGTTTCAATTAAACTGTATATTGCTTATACATAAGAAGTAGGTCATCATTACGTCAAGGCATTGTGCTTTAGTTATTTGTCATAGCTAAGGGACATGTCGGTGCATGTGATCACTGGATACACAATTTATCACTCTTTAAGCAAATGCTGTAATATACTCTTGCTGGTTTTCACATACTTTATTGTTGTGAAACCTCATTTATCATTGCATCTTTCATATATTAGTCTTTTAGAACTATAGAGACAAATATGAAACAGGCCTTGTCTAAACTCTCCCAGACTGGCACAATACTGGCCGTGGAATTTGGCCCAGCACTTGCTTCCCAGACTGACAGTAGATGTTGCATCTGTATGTTTGCAGATCTTAGCACAACTGAGAATTTTAATTTAGTCAGTCATTTCCTCCCATGTATTACTAATGTGCCGATATGTTGGAAAGAGGATCTAAGCAAAGTATTGTCTGCAAATGTGCTGCATGCATAACCTATCTATAGCCCATCTGGAAGTGGAACTTTCAGGAACTAAGGCTAACTTAGACACAAATCCTATAAGTCcactttctttccaaaacaagaacatgtgaccagaggtggacaccccggcttcagaaagtaaaagtccggccacatatttgttccacccatgtagtaaacaaggtgatttcactaatcagctcctctacctggctgaagagctgtgctaattaaattcagctggtgtagtgcatgggtggaacaaatatgtggcaggacttttactttctgaagccggggtaTCCACCTCTGCATGTGACACTTGATCCTGACAAAAAGGCTAAATATGGAGGCTTGCAGtaataagaataatataaaatctTTATCTGTATAGCACCTTTCAAGCAGCCAGCATGAAGTGcttcacaaaaacagaggaacaaTTAAAAATAGTTAATGACAATATCACCATATTGGGCTGAGTGCAACAAATGCTTTGCTTAccatcacacaacacacagatgtTGAAATATTGTTCCACCAGAATCTTTATAATTCGACCTGTGTTGGACtattcaacatattttatgGCAGGTACAATATTGTGTTAAACATatttccaaatggaaaaaaaagaatgtaaaacagctagctagatagctaatcCAACATGCCAAGAATTATCCTTTGTTAGCTGATAATAGGGCTTATAATGGGCAAATgacaaagaccaaaaaaaaaagaaaatgagtgaaACCTACTTTACAGTAATTTTGCTAGTTAGGTTACACAACTGGTAGGAAACTCGTGAGACAGACAAGTAAACAGTGGTCAGTACATATTATATAACACATACCATGTAGTATTGTGTGTGATATCCCTACCTTAGCTCCAGTTTCCCCTCTTGGCTTAGGGGCATTAGCAAGAGTAAGGGCAGAGGGTGAAAAAGATGGTAGGCCATTAGTTTCAGTTCCTGTGATTTCCAGTTCTAATTGTGGAAATGGATCTTATGTCTTACCCATCTTGTTTTAATTCACaggtttcctttccttttcactCTACATCCACATGTCATCAAATTGGAAAAttaaacaatgcaaaaacacatgaGATACAATGAAAATATGTCAATACCAACTGTCTGAACATTATATTCAGTagatttttacctttttaataTGTTCTTTAGTTCTTTCAAAAGACAGAAGAGATCATGCCTACGACCTACAACCTCCAAGTAAGAATGTTATTCTTATCTATATAATAATTCTGACATAAGGGATTAACAGGGATTTTCTATAAATCTGTGAATCGCAAGTGGTATTATATAGTGTGTTAACCAAACCTAGATACAGATAACTTCTGCTCGACTAGGTCATACCCTGAAAACCCATTTAGATGATATAAAAAATTCATGCTATTCAACTAATAAGTAGAGCGCCAGGGCATATC includes:
- the LOC118793150 gene encoding carboxypeptidase Z-like isoform X2 yields the protein MHMEYKRIKMNSVIFALNVVVTVVWCAPRRCEPGDEILGRCKASVEERAKCTDIVMGYCDDMPYAKTIFPNILDHKTRADAETGTEYLLLSVIHSLLNGECTPDIRMLGCSVLVPRCEKDRIVKPCRSTCEAVRKSCAHTFEGIEMAWPYFLDCDRFFVSDEEGCYDPLEGLRERQEVAMASISPEEPATIIQFTYHSNAQMINVLKKTAARCSDISRTYSIGRSVEGKDLLIIEFSDNPGQHELLEPEVKLIANMHGNEVLGRQLLIYLTEYLCSEYLLGNERIQTLINTTRIHIFPSMNPDGYELAAAEGPRYNGWTSGRANSQNIDLNRNFPDLTSIMYNRRRSKRFRSDHIPIPDSYWFGKVAPETYAVMKWIRSIPFVISASLHGGELVVSYPFDYSRHPQEEKMFSPTPDEQVFKQLARTYADAHAIMGNNDSNRCGASFASKGGIINGAQWYSFAGGMSDFNYLHTNCFEITVELGCDKFPAEDELYLGWQQNKEALLSFVESVHRGIKGIVKDEDGNGIKGARISVRGIRHDIITAENGDYWRLLTAGIHILTASAPGYSKVMKKIHLPSRMQKAGRVDFVLKKTVLEPDMDDTVLPAMGTYERFDPYNQFERYSLSELGENGEERQEKPWWWSYFAQSGSSAPTWLLRNY
- the LOC118793150 gene encoding carboxypeptidase Z-like isoform X1 — encoded protein: MHMEYKRIKMNSVIFALNVVVTVVWCAPRRCEPGDEILGRCKASVEERAKCTDIVMGYCDDMPYAKTIFPNILDHKTRADAETGTEYLLLSVIHSLLNGECTPDIRMLGCSVLVPRCEKDRIVKPCRSTCEAVRKSCAHTFEGIEMAWPYFLDCDRFFVSDEEGCYDPLEGLRERQEVAMASISPEEPATIIQFTYHSNAQMINVLKKTAARCSDISRTYSIGRSVEGKDLLIIEFSDNPGQHELLEPEVKLIANMHGNEVLGRQLLIYLTEYLCSEYLLGNERIQTLINTTRIHIFPSMNPDGYELAAAEVEGNNDPENEEGPRYNGWTSGRANSQNIDLNRNFPDLTSIMYNRRRSKRFRSDHIPIPDSYWFGKVAPETYAVMKWIRSIPFVISASLHGGELVVSYPFDYSRHPQEEKMFSPTPDEQVFKQLARTYADAHAIMGNNDSNRCGASFASKGGIINGAQWYSFAGGMSDFNYLHTNCFEITVELGCDKFPAEDELYLGWQQNKEALLSFVESVHRGIKGIVKDEDGNGIKGARISVRGIRHDIITAENGDYWRLLTAGIHILTASAPGYSKVMKKIHLPSRMQKAGRVDFVLKKTVLEPDMDDTVLPAMGTYERFDPYNQFERYSLSELGENGEERQEKPWWWSYFAQSGSSAPTWLLRNY